A stretch of Mustelus asterias chromosome 24, sMusAst1.hap1.1, whole genome shotgun sequence DNA encodes these proteins:
- the sppl2a gene encoding signal peptide peptidase-like 2A isoform X3, producing MALGLGWRGAAMGLLLLGVCQVGAEEGILHAAGSDTSLGVKQYCVRYNSQWMPFPKSLDDATKFQLKDLTSTRLCNSTDVPPEGIKGKLVVVRRGNCTFIRKAQIAQKNLAKALLIASMTGIFPPLGNKSDYEMLTIPVALISYDDVQSMRKVFGDHVSAALYSPPLPAFDYSILIIFFIAVFTVAFGSYWSGMAEYGSESSSSPDSGPQTHEGSKSKESAAILTPVTVVIFVIVCSAMIVLLYFFYKWLVYLVIGIFALAAAVSLYNCLAALVKRIPYWKCKFSCVERSFEVRLLILAVFCITVAANWVVFRNEDRWIWILHDTLGVAFCLNFMKTLKMPHFKSCVLLLVLLLIYDVFFVFITPLFTKNHKSIMVEVAAGSGSVGEKLPVVIRVPRLVKSVATLCGMPFSLLGFGDIIVPGLLVAYCRRFDLLTNTSNIYFVLCTIAYAVGMILTFIALILTKMAQPALLYLVPCTLITCSVLAWRRKEMKMFWAGSGYEVLDIPSEPLLQDHESSWYNE from the exons GTTGGAGCAGAGGAAGGAATTCTCCACGCTGCCGGGAGTGACACAAGTTTGGGTGTAAAGCAATATTGTGTCAGGTACAATTCTCAATGGATGCCATTCCCAAAATCCCTGGATGATGCT ACCAAGTTCCAGTTGAAAGACCTGACCAGCACCAGGCTGTGTAACTCGACAGATGTGCCTCCAGAGGGTATAAAGGGAAAGCTTGTGGTGGTGCGGAGGGGAAACTGCACATTTATCAGGAAGGCACAGATTGCCCAGAAGAATTTAGCCAAAGCTCTGCTGATTGCCAGCATGACTGGTATA TTTCCTCCTTTAGGTAATAAATCTGATTATGAGATGTTAACCATTCCAGTCGCCCTCATCAGCTATGATGACGTACAGTCCATGAGAAAG GTATTTGGGGACCATGTTTCAGCTGCACTCTATTCCCCTCCTCTGCCTGCCTTCGATTACAGCATCCTGATCATCTTCTTCATTGCTGTTTTTACTGTTGCCTTTGGGAGTTACTGGAGTGGGATGGCAGAATATGGAAG TGAAAGTTCTTCATCACCTGACTCTGGACCACAGACGCATGAAGGGAGCAAGAGCAAAGAATCTGCAGCTATTCTGACTCCGGTTACTGTTGTGATTTTTGTTATCGTCTGTTCCGCAATGATTGTTCTGTTGTATTTCTTCTACAAATGGCTCG TCTACTTGGTTATTGGCATCTTTGCCTTGGCTGCAGCTGTTAGTCTCTATAACTGTTTGGCTGCATTAGTGAAAAGAATCCCATACTGGAAATGCAA GTTCTCTTGTGTTGAAAGAAGCTTTGAAGTTCGTTTGCTGATTCTTGCTGTGTTCTGCATAACAGTGGCTGCAAACTGGGTAGTGTTTCGGAATGAAGACAG ATGGATTTGGATCCTGCATGACACTCTTGGAGTTGCCTTTTGCCTTAACTTCATGAAGACCCTGAAAATGCCTCATTTTAAG TCCTGTGTCCTTCTGCTGGTGCTGCTGCTCATCTATGATGTCTTCTTCGTTTTCATCACTCCATTGTTTACAAAG AACCACAAGAGCATTATGGTTGAAGTTGCTGCTGGATCTGGGTCCGTTGGTGAAAAG TTGCCTGTGGTTATCAGAGTGCCGAGATTGGTGAAGTCTGTCGCGACCTTATGTGGAATGCCGTTTTCTTTGCTGGGATTTGGGGATATTATTGTGCCGG GATTATTGGTTGCTTATTGCCGAAGATTTGATTTGCTGACAAATACCTCCAACATCTACTTCGTTTTGTGCACTATAG CTTATGCAGTTGGCATGATTTTGACATTTATTGCTCTGATCCTGACGAAGATGGCGCAACCTGCTTTGCTCTACCTGGTGCCATGTACACTCATCACCTGCTCTGTGCTTGCCTGGAGGCGGAAGGAAATGAAAATGTTTTGGGCAGGAAGTGGTTATGAG
- the sppl2a gene encoding signal peptide peptidase-like 2A isoform X2 yields the protein MALGLGWRGAAMGLLLLGVCQVGAEEGILHAAGSDTSLGVKQYCVRYNSQWMPFPKSLDDATKFQLKDLTSTRLCNSTDVPPEGIKGKLVVVRRGNCTFIRKAQIAQKNLAKALLIASMTGIFPPLGNKSDYEMLTIPVALISYDDVQSMRKVFGDHVSAALYSPPLPAFDYSILIIFFIAVFTVAFGSYWSGMAEYGSESSSSPDSGPQTHEGSKSKESAAILTPVTVVIFVIVCSAMIVLLYFFYKWLVYLVIGIFALAAAVSLYNCLAALVKRIPYWKCKFSCVERSFEVRLLILAVFCITVAANWVVFRNEDRWIWILHDTLGVAFCLNFMKTLKMPHFKSCVLLLVLLLIYDVFFVFITPLFTKNHKSIMVEVAAGSGSVGEKNTGNYLMGHAVEPLAHGEKLPVVIRVPRLVKSVATLCGMPFSLLGFGDIIVPGLLVAYCRRFDLLTNTSNIYFVLCTIAYAVGMILTFIALILTKMAQPALLYLVPCTLITCSVLAWRRKEMKMFWAGSGYEVLDIPSEPLLQDHESSWYNE from the exons GTTGGAGCAGAGGAAGGAATTCTCCACGCTGCCGGGAGTGACACAAGTTTGGGTGTAAAGCAATATTGTGTCAGGTACAATTCTCAATGGATGCCATTCCCAAAATCCCTGGATGATGCT ACCAAGTTCCAGTTGAAAGACCTGACCAGCACCAGGCTGTGTAACTCGACAGATGTGCCTCCAGAGGGTATAAAGGGAAAGCTTGTGGTGGTGCGGAGGGGAAACTGCACATTTATCAGGAAGGCACAGATTGCCCAGAAGAATTTAGCCAAAGCTCTGCTGATTGCCAGCATGACTGGTATA TTTCCTCCTTTAGGTAATAAATCTGATTATGAGATGTTAACCATTCCAGTCGCCCTCATCAGCTATGATGACGTACAGTCCATGAGAAAG GTATTTGGGGACCATGTTTCAGCTGCACTCTATTCCCCTCCTCTGCCTGCCTTCGATTACAGCATCCTGATCATCTTCTTCATTGCTGTTTTTACTGTTGCCTTTGGGAGTTACTGGAGTGGGATGGCAGAATATGGAAG TGAAAGTTCTTCATCACCTGACTCTGGACCACAGACGCATGAAGGGAGCAAGAGCAAAGAATCTGCAGCTATTCTGACTCCGGTTACTGTTGTGATTTTTGTTATCGTCTGTTCCGCAATGATTGTTCTGTTGTATTTCTTCTACAAATGGCTCG TCTACTTGGTTATTGGCATCTTTGCCTTGGCTGCAGCTGTTAGTCTCTATAACTGTTTGGCTGCATTAGTGAAAAGAATCCCATACTGGAAATGCAA GTTCTCTTGTGTTGAAAGAAGCTTTGAAGTTCGTTTGCTGATTCTTGCTGTGTTCTGCATAACAGTGGCTGCAAACTGGGTAGTGTTTCGGAATGAAGACAG ATGGATTTGGATCCTGCATGACACTCTTGGAGTTGCCTTTTGCCTTAACTTCATGAAGACCCTGAAAATGCCTCATTTTAAG TCCTGTGTCCTTCTGCTGGTGCTGCTGCTCATCTATGATGTCTTCTTCGTTTTCATCACTCCATTGTTTACAAAG AACCACAAGAGCATTATGGTTGAAGTTGCTGCTGGATCTGGGTCCGTTGGTGAAAAG AATACTGGAAACTACCTCATGGGACATGCAGTTGAACCATTGGCTCACGGTGAAAAA TTGCCTGTGGTTATCAGAGTGCCGAGATTGGTGAAGTCTGTCGCGACCTTATGTGGAATGCCGTTTTCTTTGCTGGGATTTGGGGATATTATTGTGCCGG GATTATTGGTTGCTTATTGCCGAAGATTTGATTTGCTGACAAATACCTCCAACATCTACTTCGTTTTGTGCACTATAG CTTATGCAGTTGGCATGATTTTGACATTTATTGCTCTGATCCTGACGAAGATGGCGCAACCTGCTTTGCTCTACCTGGTGCCATGTACACTCATCACCTGCTCTGTGCTTGCCTGGAGGCGGAAGGAAATGAAAATGTTTTGGGCAGGAAGTGGTTATGAG
- the sppl2a gene encoding signal peptide peptidase-like 2A isoform X4, whose translation MALGLGWRGAAMGLLLLGVCQVGAEEGILHAAGSDTSLGVKQYCVRYNSQWMPFPKSLDDATKFQLKDLTSTRLCNSTDVPPEGIKGKLVVVRRGNCTFIRKAQIAQKNLAKALLIASMTGIFPPLGNKSDYEMLTIPVALISYDDVQSMRKVFGDHVSAALYSPPLPAFDYSILIIFFIAVFTVAFGSYWSGMAEYGSESSSSPDSGPQTHEGSKSKESAAILTPVTVVIFVIVCSAMIVLLYFFYKWLVYLVIGIFALAAAVSLYNCLAALVKRIPYWKCKFSCVERSFEVRLLILAVFCITVAANWVVFRNEDRWIWILHDTLGVAFCLNFMKTLKMPHFKSCVLLLVLLLIYDVFFVFITPLFTKNHKSIMVEVAAGSGSVGEKLPVVIRVPRLVKSVATLCGMPFSLLGFGDIIVPGLLVAYCRRFDLLTNTSNIYFVLCTIAYAVGMILTFIALILTKMAQPALLYLVPCTLITCSVLAWRRKEMKMFWAGSGYEIMNRVGTTSEDTVEIVTEPVSEYS comes from the exons GTTGGAGCAGAGGAAGGAATTCTCCACGCTGCCGGGAGTGACACAAGTTTGGGTGTAAAGCAATATTGTGTCAGGTACAATTCTCAATGGATGCCATTCCCAAAATCCCTGGATGATGCT ACCAAGTTCCAGTTGAAAGACCTGACCAGCACCAGGCTGTGTAACTCGACAGATGTGCCTCCAGAGGGTATAAAGGGAAAGCTTGTGGTGGTGCGGAGGGGAAACTGCACATTTATCAGGAAGGCACAGATTGCCCAGAAGAATTTAGCCAAAGCTCTGCTGATTGCCAGCATGACTGGTATA TTTCCTCCTTTAGGTAATAAATCTGATTATGAGATGTTAACCATTCCAGTCGCCCTCATCAGCTATGATGACGTACAGTCCATGAGAAAG GTATTTGGGGACCATGTTTCAGCTGCACTCTATTCCCCTCCTCTGCCTGCCTTCGATTACAGCATCCTGATCATCTTCTTCATTGCTGTTTTTACTGTTGCCTTTGGGAGTTACTGGAGTGGGATGGCAGAATATGGAAG TGAAAGTTCTTCATCACCTGACTCTGGACCACAGACGCATGAAGGGAGCAAGAGCAAAGAATCTGCAGCTATTCTGACTCCGGTTACTGTTGTGATTTTTGTTATCGTCTGTTCCGCAATGATTGTTCTGTTGTATTTCTTCTACAAATGGCTCG TCTACTTGGTTATTGGCATCTTTGCCTTGGCTGCAGCTGTTAGTCTCTATAACTGTTTGGCTGCATTAGTGAAAAGAATCCCATACTGGAAATGCAA GTTCTCTTGTGTTGAAAGAAGCTTTGAAGTTCGTTTGCTGATTCTTGCTGTGTTCTGCATAACAGTGGCTGCAAACTGGGTAGTGTTTCGGAATGAAGACAG ATGGATTTGGATCCTGCATGACACTCTTGGAGTTGCCTTTTGCCTTAACTTCATGAAGACCCTGAAAATGCCTCATTTTAAG TCCTGTGTCCTTCTGCTGGTGCTGCTGCTCATCTATGATGTCTTCTTCGTTTTCATCACTCCATTGTTTACAAAG AACCACAAGAGCATTATGGTTGAAGTTGCTGCTGGATCTGGGTCCGTTGGTGAAAAG TTGCCTGTGGTTATCAGAGTGCCGAGATTGGTGAAGTCTGTCGCGACCTTATGTGGAATGCCGTTTTCTTTGCTGGGATTTGGGGATATTATTGTGCCGG GATTATTGGTTGCTTATTGCCGAAGATTTGATTTGCTGACAAATACCTCCAACATCTACTTCGTTTTGTGCACTATAG CTTATGCAGTTGGCATGATTTTGACATTTATTGCTCTGATCCTGACGAAGATGGCGCAACCTGCTTTGCTCTACCTGGTGCCATGTACACTCATCACCTGCTCTGTGCTTGCCTGGAGGCGGAAGGAAATGAAAATGTTTTGGGCAGGAAGTGGTTATGAG
- the sppl2a gene encoding signal peptide peptidase-like 2A isoform X1: MALGLGWRGAAMGLLLLGVCQVGAEEGILHAAGSDTSLGVKQYCVRYNSQWMPFPKSLDDATKFQLKDLTSTRLCNSTDVPPEGIKGKLVVVRRGNCTFIRKAQIAQKNLAKALLIASMTGIFPPLGNKSDYEMLTIPVALISYDDVQSMRKVFGDHVSAALYSPPLPAFDYSILIIFFIAVFTVAFGSYWSGMAEYGSESSSSPDSGPQTHEGSKSKESAAILTPVTVVIFVIVCSAMIVLLYFFYKWLVYLVIGIFALAAAVSLYNCLAALVKRIPYWKCKFSCVERSFEVRLLILAVFCITVAANWVVFRNEDRWIWILHDTLGVAFCLNFMKTLKMPHFKSCVLLLVLLLIYDVFFVFITPLFTKNHKSIMVEVAAGSGSVGEKNTGNYLMGHAVEPLAHGEKLPVVIRVPRLVKSVATLCGMPFSLLGFGDIIVPGLLVAYCRRFDLLTNTSNIYFVLCTIAYAVGMILTFIALILTKMAQPALLYLVPCTLITCSVLAWRRKEMKMFWAGSGYEIMNRVGTTSEDTVEIVTEPVSEYS, translated from the exons GTTGGAGCAGAGGAAGGAATTCTCCACGCTGCCGGGAGTGACACAAGTTTGGGTGTAAAGCAATATTGTGTCAGGTACAATTCTCAATGGATGCCATTCCCAAAATCCCTGGATGATGCT ACCAAGTTCCAGTTGAAAGACCTGACCAGCACCAGGCTGTGTAACTCGACAGATGTGCCTCCAGAGGGTATAAAGGGAAAGCTTGTGGTGGTGCGGAGGGGAAACTGCACATTTATCAGGAAGGCACAGATTGCCCAGAAGAATTTAGCCAAAGCTCTGCTGATTGCCAGCATGACTGGTATA TTTCCTCCTTTAGGTAATAAATCTGATTATGAGATGTTAACCATTCCAGTCGCCCTCATCAGCTATGATGACGTACAGTCCATGAGAAAG GTATTTGGGGACCATGTTTCAGCTGCACTCTATTCCCCTCCTCTGCCTGCCTTCGATTACAGCATCCTGATCATCTTCTTCATTGCTGTTTTTACTGTTGCCTTTGGGAGTTACTGGAGTGGGATGGCAGAATATGGAAG TGAAAGTTCTTCATCACCTGACTCTGGACCACAGACGCATGAAGGGAGCAAGAGCAAAGAATCTGCAGCTATTCTGACTCCGGTTACTGTTGTGATTTTTGTTATCGTCTGTTCCGCAATGATTGTTCTGTTGTATTTCTTCTACAAATGGCTCG TCTACTTGGTTATTGGCATCTTTGCCTTGGCTGCAGCTGTTAGTCTCTATAACTGTTTGGCTGCATTAGTGAAAAGAATCCCATACTGGAAATGCAA GTTCTCTTGTGTTGAAAGAAGCTTTGAAGTTCGTTTGCTGATTCTTGCTGTGTTCTGCATAACAGTGGCTGCAAACTGGGTAGTGTTTCGGAATGAAGACAG ATGGATTTGGATCCTGCATGACACTCTTGGAGTTGCCTTTTGCCTTAACTTCATGAAGACCCTGAAAATGCCTCATTTTAAG TCCTGTGTCCTTCTGCTGGTGCTGCTGCTCATCTATGATGTCTTCTTCGTTTTCATCACTCCATTGTTTACAAAG AACCACAAGAGCATTATGGTTGAAGTTGCTGCTGGATCTGGGTCCGTTGGTGAAAAG AATACTGGAAACTACCTCATGGGACATGCAGTTGAACCATTGGCTCACGGTGAAAAA TTGCCTGTGGTTATCAGAGTGCCGAGATTGGTGAAGTCTGTCGCGACCTTATGTGGAATGCCGTTTTCTTTGCTGGGATTTGGGGATATTATTGTGCCGG GATTATTGGTTGCTTATTGCCGAAGATTTGATTTGCTGACAAATACCTCCAACATCTACTTCGTTTTGTGCACTATAG CTTATGCAGTTGGCATGATTTTGACATTTATTGCTCTGATCCTGACGAAGATGGCGCAACCTGCTTTGCTCTACCTGGTGCCATGTACACTCATCACCTGCTCTGTGCTTGCCTGGAGGCGGAAGGAAATGAAAATGTTTTGGGCAGGAAGTGGTTATGAG